Below is a window of Calditrichota bacterium DNA.
CCATGAGTCGTCGTGCTTGGAATCGACCTCGACCGCCTGCCGGTAGAAGGTCTCGGCTTCCTTGTAGCGCGCCGCACGCAGGTGAACATTGCCGATGCCAAAGTAAGCCTTCACTTCCTTGTCATCGGTCTCGAGAGCCTTCTTGTAATTGGCGAGAGCGTCGGTATCTTCACGCAAACGTTCGGCAATGTTGCCGAGCGCAATGTAGGCTGCGGTGTAGTTGCCATTGAACTTGACAGCGTTCTGGAAGGCGGCTCGGGCTTCAGAGTCCTTTTTAAGTTTCAGGTAACCATAGCCGAGGTTGTAATAGACCTGGGCGTTAGTGCGGTCGAGTTCGAGCGACTTCTGGTAACTGGCAACTGCATCCGGAAAGCGGCCGGCCTGCAAATGCCCGTTGCCTTCGTTGAAGTAGGCAATGGCTTTGGCGCGGGTTTCTTTATCGCCCTGCAGTTCGGTTTTGAGTTGGGATACTTCTCCGGCGACCTTTTCCCACTCCTTACGAAGCGATTCGTAAGCCGCGTTGTCGCCTTTGTCGGAGGCTTCCTGCAGCCGGGTGTTGAGCGATTCGAGTTGCGACAGTTTCTTCTCGAGTTCAAGTT
It encodes the following:
- a CDS encoding tetratricopeptide repeat protein, whose translation is MPSTTAQRGIGRFIAALLTLFFILPSGLLRAEKLELELEKKLSQLESLNTRLQEASDKGDNAAYESLRKEWEKVAGEVSQLKTELQGDKETRAKAIAYFNEGNGHLQAGRFPDAVASYQKSLELDRTNAQVYYNLGYGYLKLKKDSEARAAFQNAVKFNGNYTAAYIALGNIAERLREDTDALANYKKALETDDKEVKAYFGIGNVHLRAARYKEAETFYRQAVEVDSKHDDSWTGLGRALKELGRNDEALEAFQTAAGIKPRDARTHHFIAELRNKKGNHAGALEAAEKALSLDRTLAAAWYEKGFALMSLGRKSDAIIAFEQAKNDRNWRDIAEHQIKVCKGLIPK